One window of Myripristis murdjan chromosome 8, fMyrMur1.1, whole genome shotgun sequence genomic DNA carries:
- the LOC115363095 gene encoding putative uncharacterized protein DDB_G0271606, with protein sequence MDIPSDLDCLAGDEKSDDGDDDDTQSDEVQEQQISSQEDNQNQNHMTTVPIANGHYLALVPGNRRPIDPTLAAHFAKIAPPPPVAETNSHIRSGGEQLRRLEQHQEQLREMQQRQEQERQKRQWLEEERLRLEQQKQLERQRRELLQLQLQQQQQEHRQRRQVLQWQLELEQQYRLQQKQLQQQQQQMRRSPSGVMLSPSSGLCTIYEAMETSEEEDEGREEFGEQNRNTKQKLEVLGRRVPPTQTMTQDFHRQLRPVPPQDLDWNKKVDMVQQLISQTLLLSGDGGCPPLLLLPVGTGGTLSPLESSMWPTLLSQFSPPSATVTSVSSYSPDSQGSSSPGDWTVVELETQH encoded by the coding sequence ATGGATATACCAAGTGATCTTGACTGTCTCGCAGGAGACGAGAAGAGTGATgatggggatgatgatgatacccAGTCAGATGAAGTTCAGGAACAGCAAATATCCTCACAGGAAGacaaccagaaccagaaccacatGACCACTGTTCCAATAGCCAACGGCCACTACTTAGCATTGGTCCCAGGCAACAGGAGGCCCATCGATCCCACTCTTGCAGCCCACTTTGCCAAGATTGCACCCCCACCACCTGTGGCGGAGACCAACAGCCATATTCGCAGTGGTGGAGAGCAGTTGAGGAGGTTGGAGCAGCACCAGGAGCAGCTGAGAGAGATGCAGCAACGCCAAGAGCAGGAGAGGCAGAAGAGGCAGTGGCTGGAGGAGGAAAGGCTGAGGCTtgagcagcagaagcagctggAGAGGCAGCGCAGGGAactcctccagctgcagctacagcagcagcagcaggagcaccGGCAGCGCAGACAGGTTCTGCAGTggcagctggagctggagcagcagtaccggctgcagcagaaacagctccaacaacaacagcagcagatgagGAGGAGTCCGTCTGGAGTCATGCTCTCCCCGTCGTCAGGGCTCTGCACCATCTACGAAGCCATGGAAAcgagtgaagaggaggatgagggcaGAGAGGAGTTCGGAGAACAGAATAGGAACACAAAACAGAAGCTCGAGGTGCTGGGGAGGAGAGTGCCACCCACCCAGACAATGACACAGGACTTCCACAGACAACTGCGTCCAGTGCCGCCACAGGACCTGGACTGGAACAAGAAGGTCGACATGGTCCAGCAACTCATCAGCCAAACCTTGCTGTTGTCTGGAGATGGAGGCTGCCCACcgctcctgctcctccctgtgGGTACAGGGGGCACCCTGAGTCCCCTGGAGAGCAGCATGTGGCCCACCCTGCTGTCCCAGTTCAGCCCGCCCTCCGCCACAGTCACCTCGGTCAGCAGCTACTCCCCAGACAGCCAGGGCAGCTCCTCACCAGGAGACTGGACTGTGGTGGAGTTGGAGACCCAACACTGA